In Actinoplanes lobatus, the DNA window GCCAACCCGTCCCTGCCGGAATCCGAGATGTCCCGGCTGATCGCCCTCAGCGGCCCAGTGCTTTGAGGGCGGCCAGCGACTGGCCCAGGTGGTCGTCGCCGAACGGGCGCAGGATCACCGTGTCCACCCCCGCCTCGACCAGGGCCTCCACCTTCGCCGGGATGTCCTCGGCCGGGCCCAGCAGGCCGAACACCTCCTCCGGTGCGATGCCCAGGAAACCGGCCTGACCGGTGAGCTCCGCCGCGGCGGTCCGGGCGGCCCGCTCCGCGTCCTCGTCGACGTGCAGGAAGGTGAACCCGATCACCTCGTGCTCCGGGCCCGCACCGCCGCGCCGCAGGTGGCCGATCGCCTCGACGAGCCGGTCCGGGCTCAGACCCTCGACCAGGATGGTGCCGTCCGCCGACCGGCCGGACAGCTCCAGCGACTTCTCCCGGATCACCCCGGTGACCACCGGCGGGACCACCTCGGGCGGGTGCACGAGACGGACCCCGTCCAGGTGCACCTCCCGGCCGTCCAACGTCACGGTCTCACCGCGCAGCAGGCCGCGGACCGCCGTGACACTCTCCTCCAGCATGGCCAGCGGCGACTTCGGGGCCACGCCGACCTGCCGCATCCAGTCCCGGACGCCGTGCCCGAGACCGGCCACCACCCGGCCGGGATGCACCCGGGCCAGATTGGCGATCTCCATGGCGTACAGCATGGGACTGCGCAGCGGGGCCGGTGCGATGCCGATGCCGACCCGTAGCCGGGAGGTGGCGGCCAGGGCCAGGGCAGCGGCGCTCACGCCACCGGTCCAGCCCAGATCCTCCACCACCCACAGGTCGTCGGCGCCGGCCTCCTCCAGGGCGGTGGCGAAGCCGGTCAGCTCTTCGGGGGCACGGTCACGGTCGAACATCACACCGATACGAGGCATCACGAGAGGGTAAGCGCTTCCGGCAACGGCTTGGCGTGCAAAACCGAAAGACGGGTCACGGCCCGGGTGAGGACCACGTACAGCCGGTTCAGGCCCTTCGGCTCGGCGGCCACGATGTCGGCCGGCTCGTGCACGATGACATGGTCGTACTCCAGGCCCTTGACCAGCGTGGCGGGCACCACCGTGACGCGCGCCCCGGCATCGACGTCGTCGGGGGTCGCGTGCTCGATGCCGGCGGCGTCGAGATGCGCGCGCAGCCGCTCCACCGCGGCGTCCGCCGCGATCACCGCGACCGACCCCTCGTGCACCAGCGCCGCGGTCAGCTCGGCCATCGTCACCGCGTCCAGGTCCGCGGGCTCGGCGACCGGCACGACGGCGAGATCGCCGTCGTGCCGCAGCGAGACCGCCGCGGGCACATTCACCCCGAGCGCCGGCAGCAGGCGGTTGGCCAGCCTCACCACCACTTCCGGTACGCGGAAGCCGACCGTCAGGGGCACCACGGCCGCGTCCGGCTTGCCCAGATGGCCCAGGATGTCCCGCCAGTCGGTGGTGGCCCACGGCGCCGTGCCCTGCGCCAGGTCACC includes these proteins:
- a CDS encoding LLM class flavin-dependent oxidoreductase, coding for MPRIGVMFDRDRAPEELTGFATALEEAGADDLWVVEDLGWTGGVSAAALALAATSRLRVGIGIAPAPLRSPMLYAMEIANLARVHPGRVVAGLGHGVRDWMRQVGVAPKSPLAMLEESVTAVRGLLRGETVTLDGREVHLDGVRLVHPPEVVPPVVTGVIREKSLELSGRSADGTILVEGLSPDRLVEAIGHLRRGGAGPEHEVIGFTFLHVDEDAERAARTAAAELTGQAGFLGIAPEEVFGLLGPAEDIPAKVEALVEAGVDTVILRPFGDDHLGQSLAALKALGR